The proteins below come from a single Streptococcus porcinus genomic window:
- a CDS encoding acylphosphatase — translation MKKVQLTVSGKVQGVGFRYSTYSLALQIGGIYGRVWNNEDGTVGILAQATDSQKIVDFIQEIRKGPSKWSKVTYVDVKMANFEDYHDFKISN, via the coding sequence ATGAAAAAAGTTCAATTGACTGTTTCGGGTAAAGTTCAAGGTGTCGGTTTTCGATATAGCACTTATTCCTTAGCCCTGCAAATAGGGGGCATCTATGGTCGTGTTTGGAATAATGAGGATGGAACTGTTGGCATTTTGGCACAAGCGACCGATTCTCAAAAAATCGTTGATTTTATTCAAGAAATCCGCAAAGGGCCTTCCAAATGGTCCAAGGTCACTTATGTAGATGTCAAAATGGCAAATTTTGAAGACTATCATGATTTTAAAATCTCCAATTGA
- the yidC gene encoding membrane protein insertase YidC: MKLKLNRILFSTMALSVLFTLTGCVGRDKQGNPTGIIWDILGKPMSHFIEYFANHMSLGFGLAIIIVTIIVRTIILPLGLYQAKKASYQSEKMAYLKPVFDPINQRVKNATTQEEKFAAQSELMAAQKENGINMLGGMGCLPLLIQMPFFSAMYFAALHTKGISTSHFLGIDLGSKSLILTAIIAVLYFFQSWLSMQAVAEEQRAQMKTMMYTMPIMMIFMTMTLPAGVGLYWLVGGFFSIIQQLITTYFIKPKLRQQIEEEFKNNPPKVGKVSNVRKDVTPSKDKTNKNIPKSTSSPKNRNAGKQKRR, encoded by the coding sequence TTGAAACTTAAATTAAATCGCATATTATTTTCTACTATGGCACTATCGGTCCTCTTTACTTTAACAGGTTGTGTCGGTAGAGATAAACAAGGTAATCCTACAGGCATTATCTGGGATATCCTCGGAAAACCAATGTCTCACTTTATTGAGTATTTCGCTAATCATATGAGCTTGGGGTTCGGACTTGCTATTATTATAGTCACCATTATCGTTCGAACTATTATTTTACCCTTAGGACTTTATCAAGCAAAGAAGGCTAGCTACCAGTCTGAGAAAATGGCTTACTTAAAACCCGTTTTTGATCCAATCAATCAACGCGTTAAAAATGCTACTACTCAAGAAGAAAAATTTGCTGCACAGTCTGAATTGATGGCTGCGCAAAAAGAAAATGGGATTAATATGCTTGGTGGCATGGGATGTCTACCGTTACTTATTCAAATGCCTTTCTTCTCTGCCATGTACTTCGCAGCCTTACACACTAAAGGTATTTCAACTAGTCACTTTTTAGGTATTGACCTTGGGAGTAAGAGCCTTATTCTAACTGCCATTATTGCAGTTCTATACTTCTTCCAATCTTGGTTGTCTATGCAAGCTGTTGCTGAAGAACAACGTGCACAAATGAAAACCATGATGTATACCATGCCAATCATGATGATTTTTATGACTATGACTTTACCCGCCGGTGTTGGTCTTTATTGGTTAGTTGGTGGATTCTTCAGTATTATTCAACAGTTAATAACCACGTACTTCATTAAACCAAAACTCCGTCAACAAATTGAAGAAGAATTCAAAAATAATCCACCTAAAGTTGGAAAAGTAAGCAATGTTCGTAAAGACGTAACACCTTCTAAAGATAAAACTAACAAGAATATTCCTAAAAGTACGTCTTCACCAAAAAACCGCAATGCAGGTAAACAAAAAAGACGTTAA
- the greA gene encoding transcription elongation factor GreA, with product MAEKTYPMTEIEKEQLEKELEELKLVRRPEVVERIKIARSYGDLSENSEYDAAKDEQAFVEGQISTLETKIRFAEIIDSDAVAKDEVAIGKTVVVQEVGTNDKDTYHIVGSAGADIFSGKISNESPIAQALIGKKKGDKAQIVSPATTYEVEIVSVEKTK from the coding sequence ATGGCTGAAAAAACTTATCCAATGACTGAAATTGAAAAAGAACAACTTGAAAAAGAATTAGAAGAATTAAAATTAGTTCGTCGTCCAGAAGTAGTTGAACGCATTAAAATTGCAAGATCCTATGGAGACCTATCAGAGAACTCAGAATACGATGCAGCAAAAGATGAACAGGCTTTTGTTGAAGGACAAATTTCAACTTTAGAAACTAAAATTCGCTTTGCTGAGATTATTGACAGTGATGCGGTTGCAAAAGATGAAGTTGCTATCGGTAAAACAGTAGTTGTCCAAGAAGTTGGAACAAACGATAAAGATACCTATCATATTGTAGGTTCCGCAGGTGCAGATATTTTTTCTGGCAAAATCTCAAACGAAAGTCCAATTGCTCAAGCTTTGATAGGCAAAAAGAAAGGTGATAAAGCTCAAATTGTATCACCTGCGACGACTTATGAAGTTGAAATCGTAAGCGTTGAAAAAACCAAATAA
- the mltG gene encoding endolytic transglycosylase MltG yields the protein MTDIKDDGQQSQKEKSFKEHILAELEKANQIRKEKEEELLHHQDLKAEEIKQKEREVAEARQKTVALYKNYQDEIARSSAPSETESHESLSPKWTSESLYKDSEKVFHSQRNDVSETIPFTPITILDQPEIGTGSDTMVESSDRDVDYFETKNTTENTSTPLEAEDSKSALEADQIEASKKGGSVRRSTNKRQHRDRVAKKISLVVISSIILIIALVALIGSIFIYNAINPVDKNDTKYVQVEIPAGSGNKLIGQVLEEKGLIKSGTVFNFYTKFKNFSNFQSGYYNLQKSMSLDEIAKSLQKGGTDKPTKPALGKVLIPEGYTIKQISKAITDNVNTKSRKDKTPFKSQEFLDTIQDDNFIKAMVKKYPRLLSSLPKKADAVYQLEGYLFPATYDYYKETDVKALIEEMLATTDATMAPYYSGIESSGKTVNEVLTLASLVEKEGSTDEDRRDIASVFYNRLQNGMALQSNIAILYAMNKLGDKTTLAEDAGIDTTIKSPYNVYTNTGLMPGPVDSPGLSAIDATVKPANTDYLYFVANVKTGEVFYAKTYEQHSANVEKYVNKQIQ from the coding sequence TTGACCGATATTAAAGATGATGGGCAACAGTCTCAGAAAGAAAAGAGCTTTAAAGAGCATATTTTAGCTGAGTTAGAAAAAGCCAATCAAATTCGCAAAGAAAAAGAAGAAGAACTTCTTCATCATCAAGACTTGAAAGCAGAAGAGATAAAACAAAAAGAGAGAGAAGTCGCTGAAGCAAGGCAAAAAACGGTTGCACTCTACAAAAATTACCAAGATGAAATAGCAAGATCGTCAGCTCCATCAGAAACTGAGAGTCATGAATCTTTAAGCCCAAAATGGACATCGGAAAGTCTTTATAAGGACTCTGAAAAAGTATTTCATAGCCAAAGAAATGATGTCTCTGAAACCATTCCCTTTACGCCTATTACTATCCTTGACCAACCAGAGATTGGAACAGGGTCAGATACAATGGTAGAGTCTTCTGATCGAGATGTCGATTATTTTGAAACTAAAAACACTACTGAGAATACTAGCACTCCTTTAGAAGCTGAGGACTCTAAAAGTGCTTTAGAAGCAGATCAGATAGAGGCTTCTAAAAAAGGAGGTTCTGTGAGAAGAAGCACTAACAAGCGCCAACATAGAGATCGTGTTGCCAAAAAGATATCATTGGTTGTCATTTCATCAATTATTTTGATTATTGCTTTAGTAGCCTTGATAGGTTCTATTTTTATCTATAATGCCATTAACCCAGTTGATAAAAACGATACGAAGTATGTCCAAGTTGAAATTCCAGCTGGTTCAGGGAATAAGCTAATTGGGCAAGTCTTGGAAGAAAAAGGTCTAATTAAAAGTGGAACAGTTTTCAATTTTTATACTAAATTTAAAAACTTCTCAAATTTTCAAAGTGGTTACTACAACCTTCAAAAGAGTATGTCTTTAGATGAGATTGCTAAATCATTGCAAAAAGGTGGGACAGATAAACCAACTAAACCAGCTTTGGGTAAGGTACTTATCCCAGAAGGTTATACCATCAAACAGATAAGTAAAGCAATAACTGATAATGTCAATACCAAATCAAGAAAAGACAAAACACCCTTTAAGTCACAAGAGTTTTTAGATACTATCCAAGATGATAATTTTATCAAAGCCATGGTTAAAAAGTACCCAAGACTTTTATCTAGCCTTCCTAAAAAAGCTGATGCAGTGTATCAGTTAGAAGGCTACTTATTCCCAGCTACTTATGATTATTATAAAGAAACGGATGTAAAAGCCTTAATTGAAGAGATGTTAGCAACGACCGATGCCACAATGGCTCCTTATTATAGTGGAATAGAGTCAAGTGGTAAAACGGTAAATGAAGTTCTAACGCTCGCTTCACTGGTGGAAAAAGAAGGCTCAACGGATGAAGATCGTCGTGATATAGCAAGTGTTTTCTATAATCGCTTACAAAATGGTATGGCTTTGCAATCTAATATTGCTATTCTTTATGCCATGAATAAGTTGGGAGATAAAACAACTCTTGCTGAAGATGCTGGCATTGACACAACGATTAAATCCCCTTATAATGTTTATACCAATACTGGTCTCATGCCAGGCCCTGTAGATAGTCCAGGACTTTCTGCAATTGACGCAACGGTTAAACCTGCTAATACTGATTATTTATACTTTGTTGCCAATGTTAAAACAGGTGAAGTCTTCTACGCAAAAACCTATGAACAACATTCAGCAAATGTTGAAAAATATGTTAACAAGCAAATTCAGTAA
- a CDS encoding GNAT family N-acetyltransferase encodes MLIRHVTEKDWPFIHAIESANFSPEEAASPEVIIARTQVNPDTFLVALLDHQIAGYIEGPVVAKAQLEDHLFHGSQKNPKTGGYIAVTSLSVAPNYQKQGVGTALIAALKDLVVAQKREGIVLTCHDYLIPYYEMNGFKNTGLSASKHGGGIWYQMVWNV; translated from the coding sequence ATGCTAATTAGACATGTTACAGAAAAAGACTGGCCATTTATTCATGCAATAGAAAGTGCCAATTTTTCACCTGAGGAAGCAGCATCTCCAGAGGTGATTATAGCTAGAACGCAAGTGAACCCCGATACTTTTTTAGTAGCACTGCTTGATCATCAAATTGCTGGCTATATTGAAGGACCGGTTGTTGCAAAAGCTCAGTTAGAAGATCATCTATTTCACGGTAGTCAAAAAAATCCTAAAACAGGTGGTTATATTGCTGTTACAAGCCTCTCTGTGGCGCCAAATTACCAAAAACAAGGGGTGGGGACAGCTTTGATCGCTGCTCTTAAAGATTTGGTTGTAGCGCAAAAGCGTGAGGGAATTGTCTTAACTTGTCACGATTACTTGATTCCTTACTATGAGATGAATGGCTTCAAAAATACTGGTTTATCAGCTTCAAAGCATGGCGGGGGTATTTGGTATCAAATGGTTTGGAACGTCTGA
- the murC gene encoding UDP-N-acetylmuramate--L-alanine ligase, whose protein sequence is MSSKSYYFIGIKGSGMSALALMLHQMGHEVQGSDVERYYFTQRGLEKAGIEIKPFSKDNISEGMEIIAGNAFREDNNEELAYAIAQNIPFKRYHEFLGEFMKQFISFGVAGAHGKTSTTGLLAHVLKNITNTSYLIGDGTGRGSANAQYFVFESDEYERHFMPYYPEYSIITNIDFDHPDYFTGIEDVFSAFNDYAKHVQKALFVYGEDEELKKITSSAPIYYYGFEEKNDFIAFDIIRTTNGSDFKVKHDNQVIGQFHVPAYGRHNILNATAVIANLYIAGVDMDLVAKHMVTFSGVKRRFTEKVINDTIIIDDFAHHPTEIVATIDAARQKYPSKEIVAIFQPHTFTRTIALLDDFAQALNEADSVYLAQIYGSAREIDKGEVKVEDLAARIVKPAEVVTVENVSPLLNHDNAVYVFMGAGDIQLYERSFEELLANLTHNNQ, encoded by the coding sequence ATGTCGTCAAAAAGCTATTATTTTATTGGTATCAAGGGATCAGGTATGAGTGCCTTAGCTCTCATGTTACATCAAATGGGACATGAGGTTCAAGGAAGTGATGTAGAAAGATACTATTTTACTCAACGTGGTCTAGAGAAAGCTGGAATTGAAATTAAACCATTTAGTAAAGATAATATTTCAGAGGGAATGGAGATTATCGCTGGTAATGCTTTCCGTGAAGATAACAATGAAGAACTAGCTTATGCGATCGCCCAAAATATTCCTTTCAAACGTTACCATGAGTTCTTGGGTGAATTTATGAAACAGTTTATCAGTTTTGGTGTCGCGGGAGCTCACGGAAAAACCTCGACAACTGGTCTTCTTGCTCATGTTTTGAAGAATATTACAAATACTTCTTATTTGATTGGTGATGGTACGGGTCGAGGCTCTGCAAATGCGCAATACTTTGTCTTTGAATCAGATGAGTACGAACGTCATTTTATGCCATATTATCCAGAATATTCAATCATCACTAATATTGATTTTGATCACCCGGATTATTTTACGGGGATAGAAGATGTGTTCTCAGCCTTTAACGATTATGCGAAACATGTCCAAAAAGCTCTATTTGTGTATGGTGAAGATGAGGAATTGAAAAAAATCACATCTTCTGCGCCTATATATTATTATGGATTTGAAGAAAAAAATGACTTTATAGCATTTGACATTATCCGTACAACGAACGGTTCTGACTTTAAAGTGAAACATGATAATCAGGTAATCGGTCAGTTTCATGTTCCAGCTTATGGTCGGCATAATATCTTGAATGCGACCGCAGTTATTGCAAACCTTTATATTGCTGGAGTTGATATGGACTTAGTGGCAAAACATATGGTGACTTTTTCTGGTGTTAAACGTCGTTTTACGGAAAAAGTTATTAACGATACCATTATTATTGATGATTTTGCCCATCATCCAACTGAAATCGTTGCGACCATTGATGCAGCTCGACAAAAGTACCCAAGTAAAGAAATTGTAGCTATCTTCCAGCCTCATACTTTTACGCGGACAATTGCTTTGCTAGATGATTTTGCTCAAGCTCTAAATGAAGCTGACAGTGTTTATCTAGCTCAGATTTATGGCTCGGCGCGTGAAATTGATAAAGGTGAAGTTAAAGTTGAAGATCTAGCGGCTAGAATTGTCAAACCGGCAGAAGTCGTAACCGTGGAAAATGTGTCACCATTGTTGAACCATGATAATGCTGTTTATGTTTTTATGGGAGCTGGTGATATTCAACTTTATGAACGTTCTTTTGAAGAGCTCTTAGCAAATTTAACTCATAACAATCAATAG
- a CDS encoding DEAD/DEAH box helicase — protein MVRLIPGRVRNQGIDLYDQGLVSINHEEDSLIEATVDGEKVTYGIDDSSVSCTCPFFQSKKYCQHLAALEYFLKNSEQGKVLSEKWHHQTESKEKRQKMTSFGSLFLDNLKMNEDDSLKFRLSASASPSPFSSDYWWSLKINRLPDDRSYVIRDIKGFLGLIQREGFYQIGKNYYEPLSLIQFDQASQELIQFLWRLAPSWDKSENAQIFPNHARHLFLPSGLFEEGLYLMTDLYDFTFEGSQQTYNHMYVKPLDASAGLFQFIVEVHRKFISLQINEKDMHFLFDNEYILYQDTFYHLSLKQRKIVGAIRSLPIQSDLAKHIQFDLDDQAKLAASLLDFQEIGQVKAPKSFQIRDFKAVFNFDLSGDNRIISRLTFDFGNFQVTSKQACDQLPFASNYKKEEKLYRALNHYGFEGQFLSQKTIRNPQDLYSFFSEALPYFQELGEVILSDEVQALKFSERPQVNITRNGGLLDISFDFSQVVEADINDALKALFNNDTYFISDQGKLVIFDEETQKISQSLQELRAKQVADGHLQVEGISALQLSQAFSEMDNVHFSQELEELVADLNDPERYHLPELEIDAVVRDYQLLGIKWLSMLDKYGFGGILADDMGLGKTLQTIAFLTTKLTKNTKVLILSPSSLLYNWQDEFQKFSPHIDVVVSYGLKAKRDQTILEEHQVTITSYSSFRQDFELYQEIHYDYLILDEAQVIKNAQTKIAQKLRTFNVANCFALSGTPIENKLLEIWSIFQIVLPGLLPSKKTFLKMEAQEVSRHIHPFVLRRKKEDVLPELPDLIEITYSNEMSDNQKAIYLAQLRQMQERIRNASDSDINRQKIEILSGITRLRQICDTPSLFMEYQGESGKLESLRTLLLQIKENGHRALIFSQFRGMLDIVEQELSSLDLSSYKITGSTPADARQEMTRAFNNGSKDVFLISLKAGGVGLNLTGADTVVLIDLWWNPAVEMQAISRAHRIGQEDNVEVYRLITRGTIEEKILALQESKKNLVTTVLDGNESRASMTIDEIKEILGLNR, from the coding sequence AAATATTGTCAGCACTTGGCTGCTTTAGAATATTTTTTGAAAAATAGTGAGCAAGGAAAAGTCCTTTCTGAAAAATGGCACCATCAAACGGAGTCTAAGGAAAAAAGGCAGAAAATGACCTCCTTTGGTAGTCTTTTTTTAGATAATTTAAAAATGAATGAGGACGATAGTCTTAAATTTAGACTTTCTGCTTCAGCTAGCCCTAGCCCTTTTTCATCGGATTACTGGTGGTCATTAAAAATTAATCGTCTGCCCGATGACAGGTCCTATGTGATTCGCGATATTAAAGGCTTTTTAGGACTGATTCAACGAGAAGGTTTTTATCAGATTGGGAAAAATTACTATGAGCCTTTATCACTCATACAATTTGATCAAGCTAGTCAAGAGTTAATTCAATTTTTATGGCGCTTAGCACCAAGTTGGGATAAGAGTGAAAATGCTCAAATCTTTCCTAATCATGCACGGCATCTCTTTCTGCCAAGTGGTCTTTTTGAAGAAGGTTTATACTTAATGACTGATTTATATGACTTTACTTTTGAAGGCTCACAGCAGACTTATAATCACATGTATGTCAAACCTTTAGATGCATCTGCGGGTTTATTTCAATTTATTGTTGAAGTTCATCGCAAATTTATTTCTCTCCAAATTAATGAGAAAGACATGCATTTTTTATTTGATAATGAGTACATTTTATATCAAGATACATTTTATCACTTAAGTTTAAAACAGCGGAAAATAGTCGGAGCTATTCGCAGTCTACCAATTCAATCAGATTTAGCTAAACATATTCAGTTTGATTTAGATGATCAAGCTAAGTTAGCAGCCAGCCTATTAGATTTTCAAGAAATTGGCCAGGTAAAGGCACCAAAAAGCTTTCAGATTAGGGATTTCAAAGCTGTCTTTAACTTTGATTTGTCAGGTGATAATAGGATTATTTCTCGTCTTACCTTTGATTTTGGGAACTTCCAAGTGACCAGTAAGCAAGCATGTGATCAACTTCCCTTTGCTAGTAATTACAAAAAAGAAGAAAAGCTATACCGTGCTTTAAACCATTATGGCTTTGAAGGGCAATTCCTATCTCAAAAAACGATCCGTAATCCACAGGATCTTTATAGTTTTTTTTCAGAAGCATTGCCTTATTTTCAGGAATTAGGTGAGGTGATTTTATCAGATGAAGTTCAAGCTTTAAAATTTTCCGAGCGACCACAAGTTAACATTACAAGAAATGGTGGTCTATTAGATATCTCTTTTGATTTTTCTCAAGTTGTTGAAGCAGATATTAACGATGCCCTTAAGGCACTTTTTAATAACGATACTTATTTTATTAGTGATCAAGGAAAGCTAGTGATTTTTGATGAGGAAACCCAAAAAATTAGTCAATCCTTACAAGAATTAAGAGCTAAGCAAGTAGCAGATGGACACCTTCAAGTGGAAGGAATATCAGCTTTACAATTATCTCAGGCTTTTTCTGAAATGGATAATGTGCATTTTTCACAAGAATTAGAAGAGCTAGTAGCAGATTTAAATGATCCAGAAAGGTATCATCTGCCTGAGCTAGAGATAGATGCGGTTGTGCGAGATTATCAGTTATTGGGTATTAAATGGTTATCCATGTTAGACAAATATGGCTTTGGTGGTATTCTAGCTGATGATATGGGATTGGGAAAAACACTACAGACCATTGCTTTTTTAACTACAAAATTAACGAAGAATACTAAAGTTTTAATTCTTTCTCCGTCTAGCCTTCTGTATAATTGGCAGGATGAATTTCAAAAATTTTCCCCTCATATTGATGTAGTTGTTTCTTATGGCTTGAAAGCAAAAAGAGACCAGACCATTTTAGAGGAACACCAAGTTACTATTACTTCTTATTCCTCCTTTAGACAAGACTTTGAGCTCTACCAAGAAATACATTATGATTACTTAATTTTAGATGAAGCCCAAGTGATTAAAAATGCTCAAACCAAGATTGCACAAAAGTTACGAACTTTTAATGTGGCAAATTGTTTTGCCCTTTCTGGAACTCCAATTGAAAATAAGCTGTTGGAAATATGGTCTATTTTCCAAATTGTTCTCCCAGGTTTATTGCCTTCTAAAAAAACCTTTCTTAAAATGGAAGCACAAGAAGTTTCACGACATATTCACCCCTTTGTTTTAAGGCGTAAAAAAGAAGATGTCTTGCCTGAATTACCGGATTTGATTGAAATAACCTACTCAAATGAAATGTCTGATAATCAGAAAGCTATTTATTTAGCTCAATTACGTCAAATGCAAGAACGTATCCGAAATGCTTCTGATTCTGATATTAATAGACAAAAAATTGAAATCCTATCTGGAATTACACGTTTGCGTCAAATTTGTGATACCCCCAGTCTCTTTATGGAGTATCAGGGAGAGAGTGGTAAATTAGAGAGTCTTAGGACACTTCTTTTACAAATTAAAGAGAATGGGCATCGAGCTCTGATTTTCTCTCAATTTCGTGGTATGTTAGATATTGTAGAGCAAGAACTTTCTTCTCTTGATTTAAGCTCTTATAAAATCACTGGCTCAACACCTGCTGATGCAAGACAAGAAATGACGCGTGCTTTTAATAATGGCTCTAAAGATGTCTTTTTGATTTCTCTTAAAGCTGGTGGTGTAGGCCTCAATTTAACTGGCGCTGATACGGTTGTCCTTATTGATTTATGGTGGAATCCGGCAGTAGAGATGCAAGCTATTAGCAGAGCTCATAGAATTGGTCAAGAAGATAATGTAGAAGTTTATCGTCTCATTACACGTGGAACAATTGAAGAAAAAATCCTAGCCTTACAAGAAAGTAAAAAAAATTTAGTAACGACTGTTCTTGATGGTAACGAAAGTAGAGCTAGCATGACTATTGATGAGATAAAAGAGATTCTCGGTTTGAATCGATAA